The Thermosynechococcus sp. CL-1 genomic interval ACAGCCCCCCAGTGAGTGGCAGCCTCATCTCATCTATTCATGGTCAGCAGTAGCAGGTTAAAGCGTCGATGGGTATCTTGGAAGATTTACGCCGTTTTCAAGTGTGAACATTCATTTATCCCACTACTTCTGGCCGAAAAAAGACACACTGGAGCGGCGTTGGCGTTAGCACAACAACACTGGCAATGGCGCGATCGCCCACGGGGAAACTGACTGCCCAATGTTCTAAAGGCTGAGCTGCTGTTCGCTGCCATACCCCGATCCCCTGAGCCTTGAGCCACGCTTCATAGTATGTCCATGCCTGGAGAAACGAGCGATCGCTCCCCTCTAATATCCTTTGTTGCAGAGCCGCCCCAAAAAACCGCCGACTAATGGCTGAACGCTGAGGACAGGGGCGCAAGATCTCTACATCTACCCCTACAGCCGCCCGGCCACTCACAGCCAACACTGCTAAGTTACCACTATGGCTCCAGTTAAATTCCAAAGCATCCAAATAGGGCTTACCCCCAGCGGTACGCGGTAGAGGCTTCTCGCCAAGATTCGGCTGATAGCGTCGTAAATAGGCGCGCAGGGTAACCTCACGGGGCACATCAGGGGGAAGCGTTAACCACCAAAGATGCAGCGCATGGGAATACAAGGTGAGATTGTCGTGTGGCGCCTGCCATTGAGGGGCAACAATCGGGGGTAGGGGGAAATCCCACACATTAGAGACTGAGGCGTTTTTTTAGTGACAATAGGTGAGTGCGGGGATTAATGGGGCTGCGGGGCAGCGGTAACTCAAAATTCGGCCAATTGGGCAGACTGGCACAGGGACAGTGTACAGGGGGTAACCCATGACAGGGTAGAGGCACAGGCATTTGGCAGCGGGCACAGGGGGTAATGTCCCAACAGTCGCTCAAGAGTTGCGTAATCGTCTCCGCCGTGTCCTCAAGAAAGCAGTCTCCTGCCTGACCAGAGATCACATAGGCCCAGCAGGCCTCAAAGGCTTGACTGTAGCGATCGCCCTGAAGGACAGGTTGCGGCAGCACCGTATGCGCTCCGCCCCAAATACACAGCCGTTTGCCCAGCTGAAACCAGTAGGCGAGATAGGACTTCACCTTTGCTTGGGCTGCCAAAAAGGCACAACCTTCCAGATCCGTCATTGACACAACCCTCGCTGCTGTACTTACTACCCTAGCGCAAGGAAACGAGGGCGATGCGTGCTAACGAATCAGTGCCGCCAAGGAAGCATCCAACTGTCCCCAACTGTGGCCATCAAGGGCTAACTGCTCAATGAGACTGGCCAAGCGCAATGCTTTGAGTGCCTGCTCCCCACCCACCGAGGGGGGTTGACCGCCACGGACGCAGTTGACGAAGTGCTCCAACTCGGCATGGAGAGGTTCAATATTGCTGGTATAGACCTTCTCAATGAGACCGTCTTGGCGGTAAAGAACTTGGCCATGATCGGCACTGCACGATGCGGTGGTTTTGCGGTGAATGAGAATCTCGTTTTTCAGGAAATCTGCCTCCGTGAGGGAATTTTTGCAGTGGGCAGCAATGCGCCGTTGTTTGCGGTGGGTGACTTTACTGGCTGTGAGGGTGGCAATAATGCCGTTGGCAAAGCCCAATGTGGCGGTCACGTAGTCCAGATACCCAGAGTTGGCAGAGCGACTGCCGGCGGCCGTTAGGCGCACCACCGGGGAATTGGTGAGTTCCAGCAACAGGTCAATGTCGTGAATCATTAAGTCGAGAACCACTGAGACATCATTGGCGCGATCGGAGTAGGGACTCATGCGATCGGCTTCAAGGGCAAGGATTTCCTCCGTGCGCAGAACTTTGCTCAGTTCTTGAAATGCAGGGTTAAATCGCTCAATATGTCCGACTTGGAGGATGCACTGGCACTCCGCTGCTGCGTTGACGAGGGATTCTGCTTCGCTAATACTGGCGGCAATCGGTTTTTCCACCAAGACATGTACCCCGTGGCGCAAGCAGGTAATGCCTACTTCATGGTGGAGACGGGTGGGCACGGCAATACACACCGCCTCAACGTGGGGCAGCAAATCAACATAGTTTTCAAAAAATTTCACCCGATATTTGCTAGCGGTATCAATGCCCCGCTCCAGATTCACGTCAGAGATGCCCACAAGTTCGACATCTTTGAGTAAACTCAAAACACGGGTGTGGTGCTGACCCATGTTGCCAACACCGATGACGCCAATGCGCAGTGGTTCGGGCTGGGGACGGACGGCAGAACTCATGTCTAGTTATTTCACTCCTCTACGCAACCGGGGAAGGGCTTGGTGTTGGCGATCGCCCGCCGTAAGTAGAAACTCACAGAATGAACATTTTCAGAAAGATGCTACCACAGCATTGCCAAATGTAAAGGTTTTGATAGACAGCTATGATGACGACACCAAAGGCCGTCGTGTTGCTCTCAGGGGGGTTAGACTCCAGCACGGTGTTATTTCGTGCCAAGGCACTGGGTTATGCTTGCTATGCCCTCTCCTTTGACTATGGGCAGCGCCATCGGCGGGAATTAGAAGCCGCGATCGCCATTGCCAGTGCCGCGGGGGTGATTCAGCATCAAATCCTCTCCTTGAATTTGCAGTTATGGGGCGGCTCTGCCTTGACTGATTTGACGATTGACTTGCCCCGCGATCGCGATCTGGCCACCATGAGCCAAGAGATTCCCATTACCTATGTCCCCGCCCGCAATACAATTTTCTTGAGTGTTGCCCTTGCCTATGCCGAAGCCCTAGGGGCGCAAACTGTGCACATTGGCGTCAATGCCCTCGATTACTCTGGCTATCCCGACTGTCGCCCCGACTATATTGCCGCAATGCAGGAGGTCTATCGCTTGGGTACCAAACAGGGGCGTGAAGGCCAGCCCATTGAAATTGTCACCCCCCTCATTGAACTTCACAAAAAAGACATCATTCGTCTGGGGAATGAGTACGGCGTTCCTTGGGAAAAAACTTGGTCCTGTTACAGCGATGACCAACAGGCCTGTGGTCGCTGCGATGCCTGTCGATTGCGTTTAGCGGCCTTTGCCGAGTTGGGTTTAGGGGATCCCTTGCCCTACGCGGTTCACCCCCCGCTCTAGGTTCGGTAAATCCCCCTTTTGCTCATGGCAGCAGCGATCGCACTATAGGAAGGAGAGAGGGTTAAGCCCAATATGGGTGCTGTGCCCCGCATCGAAGTTAGCCTGCAAAGGGAGTTTTCGTCGCTATGGCAAAAGTTGTCGGAATTGATCTGGGGACCACCAACTCCTGTGTGGCCGTCATGGAAGGGGGCAAGCCCACGGTTATTGCCAATGCTGAAGGGTTTCGGACAACGCCCTCCGTTGTTGCCTACACCAAAAATGGCGATCGCCTCGTGGGTCAAATTGCCAAACGGCAAGCAGTGATGAACCCCGAAAATACCTTTTATTCTGTGAAGCGCTTTATTGGCCGTCGCTTTGATGAAGTGACCCACGAAGCCACCGAGGTCTCCTACAAAGTTTTGAACGTCAATGGCAACGTTAAGCTGGATTGCCCTGCCCTTGGCAAACAGTTTGCCCCCGAAGAAATTTCTGCTCAAGTCTTGCGCAAACTAAAAGAGGATGCCAGCAAATATCTTGGCGAGGAAGTCACCCAAGCGGTGATTACTGTGCCCGCCTACTTCAATGACTCGCAGCGCCAAGCCACCAAAGACGCTGGCAAAATTGCCGGTCTTGAAGTGCTGCGGATCATCAACGAACCCACCGCCGCTTCCTTGGCCTATGGCCTAGATAAAAAAGCCAATGAAACCATCCTCGTCTTTGACCTTGGCGGTGGTACCTTTGACGTGTCCATCCTTGAAGTCGGTGATGGCGTTTTTGAAGTGCTCGCCACCTCCGGGGACACCCACCTTGGTGGTGACGACTTTGACAAGAAAATTGTGGACTACTTGGCTGAGTCCTTCCGTGCCCAAGAAGGCATTGACCTGCGCAAAGACAAACAGGCGCTGCAACGGCTGACGGAAGCGGCAGAAAAAGCCAAGATTGAACTTTCCAGCGTCATGCAAACGGAAATTAACCTGCCCTTCATTACTGCAACGCAGGATGGGCCTAAGCACCTCGACATGACGCTCACCCGCGCCAAATTTGAGGAACTCTGCTCTGACCTCATTGACCGTTGTCGCGTACCCGTTGAGCAAGCCCTCAGGGATGCCAAACTCAGCAAAGAGCAGATTGATGAAGTGGTGCTCGTCGGCGGTTCCACCCGCATTCCTGCCATCCAAGAGCTGGTCAAACGGCTATTGGGCAAAGACCCCAACCAGAGTGTGAACCCCGATGAAGTCGTGGCGGTGGGTGCCGCTATTCAAGCTGGGGTGCTGGCAGGGGAAGTGAAAGACATTCTTCTCCTCGATGTCACACCGCTGTCTTTGGGGGTGGAAACCCTTGGGGGTGTGATGACGAAAATTATTCCCCGCAACACCACGATCCCGACGAAAAAATCTGAAGTCTTCTCTACTGCGGTTGATGGTCAAACCAATGTGGAGATCCACGTCCTGCAAGGGGAGCGGGAAATGGCCGCCGATAACAAGAGCCTCGGTACCTTCCGTTTGGATGGCATTCCGCCGGCACCCCGTGGCGTGCCCCAAATCGAAGTCACGTTCGATATTGATGCCAACGGTATCCTCAACGTCACCGCTCGCGACAAAGGCACCGGCAAACAGCAGTCCATTAGCATCACCGGCGCCTCAACGCTGCCTAAGGATGAAGTGGAACGCATGGTGCGCGAAGCGGAAATGAATGCCGCTGCCGATAAAGCCAAACGCGAGAAAATTGAGACCAAAAACCAAGCGGAGCAACTCTGCTATCAAGCGGAGAAACAACTATCCGAATTAGGTGACAAAGTCTCGACCAACGACAAAGACCGCCTCACCTCCCTCATTGCTAACCTGCGATCGGAAATCGGCACTGAAGCTGAGAAGAAACCCATTGAGTCCATTGACTTTGGACGGGTGAAATCGCTGATGCAGGATCTGCAACAAACCCTCTACAGCGTTGGCTCCAGTGTCTACCAAAGTGCGCAGTCCAGTGATGGAACTGGCTCCAGCAGCAGCGGTAGCAGTGGTAGTGGCGGTGATGATGAAGTGATTGACGCTGAGTTCTCGGAAACCAAATAGTCCCGCCCATTGGCAACTTTCTGCCAGAACAAGACTCCTCCTCCCCCTAGGTGAAAGCTTAGGGGGTTTCTCATTTTTGTGAGGGGGTATAGTCACCGTTTTTTCGATCACAGGCTTCTTGTGCTAGGGGAAAAATTCCGATACAATAAAGTTTCTGTCCTTAATTTTTGTTGAGTGCTGAGACCACCCCACCATTGAGGTAAGCATGGCCAAACGCCGCAATCCCAAGAAAGAAAAAGCTCTTCGTAACCAAGCCTATGCTCGCAAGTTTCGCAAGCGTTCTTCGGGTCGCTACAGCCGCCGCCTAAATACGGAGAATCGCCCAGAGACGAAAACCACCGAGACGGTTGAGGAAATGACGGACGCCTAGAGGGCAGTCGGTGATCAAGCGCGCGTTGCCATGGCGAGAGTTCGGGGTTGCGTTTTTAACCGTTTTTTTGGCTGAATTTGCCGATAAAACTCAAATTGCTGTATTTTTCATGGCTGCCCGCGCTGCCTCCCCTTGGTTGGTGTTTTTGGGAGCAGCTTTGGCCTTAGTAACCACTAGTTTGATTGGGGTATTGATTGGTCGCTGGCTATCACAGTACCTCTCAGAACAACGATTACAAACACTGACCGGCAGTAGTCTCTTGGCGATCGCCCTTTGGCTATTGTGGGATATGCTGCACCCAAGCCTTTGATGACCAAAATATCGCCACTTAATGGCGCGAGAAAGTTCCTTCAGTTGACGATCGCCCCCTGCTAAAGTGAGGGGGTTAGCTTAGGCACTGTCTAAGTTTGTGAACCCCTGAGGAGACTGTGGAGAATGCCATCCCAAGTCATTGAACTGTGGTCATCGTTCGTTAGTATTGCCGATGCACCGTTGTTTCGCCTTGGGCGGGAAACGATTTCCCTGCGTTGGCTGTTTCAAGTGGTGCTGTTGCTCATCCTCGTTGCCATTTTGGCGCGCTTTTTCAAGGGGGTGCTGAAAAATCAACTCCTACCGCGCCTTGGTTTGGATTTAGGCAACCGGGAGGCCATTTCCACTGTGATGAGTGGTGCCGGGGGAGCACTGGGCTACATTATTGTTTTGCAAGCAGTGGGGATTAATCTCGATTCCCTTGCGGTGATTATCGGTGGCTTGGGGGTGGGGATTGGTTTTGGTTTGCAGGATGTCACCCGCAATCTCATCAGTGGCCTGACGCTCCTGATTGAGCGCAAAGTGCGTGTCGGCGACTTTGTGGAAATTGAAAACATCAGTGGCTACGTTCAGGAAGTTTCGATGCGAGCCACGGTGATTCAAACTTTTAACGGTTCAAATGTGGTGGTGCCCAATACCTACCTTGCCGATAGTCCGGTGCTGAATTGGTACTATGAAACCCACCGCGGTCGCATTGATGTTCCCATTGGGGTGGCCTATGGGACAGATCCAGTTTTGGTGACGGAAGTCTTGCTCAACATTGCCCATTCTGAACCAGATGTCCTCAGGGAGCCAGCCCCTCGGGTGATTTTCCGTGAATTTGGCGATTCGGCGCTTGAGTTTGAACTTTGGGTATGGACGGATGCCATTGAGCGGCGAGTGTTCATCAAGAGCAGTCTCAATTTCAAGATTGATTATTACTTTCGGCAGCATAATATCTCGATTCCTTTCCCGCAACGGGACATCTGGATCCGCAATGCGCCAGCGCTCTCTCCCCTCAATGAGCCAGCCGAAATGGTAGGCATGCCCTTGGCACCGGCAACGCCCTCCTTAAAGTCGCTGCTTCAGCAGGTGAGCTATTTTCAGTGCATGAATGACTTGCAATTACGCTTTCTCATCGAATCGGGCTACCGCAAGCACTTGGCAGCGAAGGAAATTTTGTTCCGTGCTCAGGAGGCAATCAGTAACTTCTACATCGTATTGCAGGGGCAGATGGCGGCGGTCTATGAAGAGAATGGCGAGCTCAAGCCGATGATGACGTTTAACCCGGGGGAGCACTTTGGCGAGCTACCACTGATGCTGGGGGTGGCCTGCCCAACAACGATGATGGCAATGACGGATACGGTCTTGTTTGTCCTACCACGGGAGGGATTTGAACAGTTGCTAAAAGAACATCCTTCCCTTGCTGATGAGATTGCGGTGGCGATCGCCCGCCGTCAGGATGTCCTGGCGCAACATCAACAGGAGCTTCAGCAACTGAGTCGCCAAGAGTCGGATCAAAGTCGTCCGATTAACTGGATTCGCGATCGCCTGCAAAAACTCCTGAGTTGGTAAAGTGCTCAATCGGTGGCGTCCAGCGTAAATGCGTGCTCCAAGTATTGATGCAGCCGATAGGTACCTGCTTGGTATCGCACCAAGGCCACATCGAAGCGACAGGGATGATCCTGCCACTGGGGCTGACGTTCTAGGAAGGCTTGGGCGGCCAAAATGAGTTTGCGTTGCTTGCTAGGGGAAATCGCGCCAAGGCCATCATAATCCCAGTTGTGGGAACGGCGGGTTTTCACTTCGACAAAGCGCACCACTCCCCGCGGATCACAGACAACAATATCCAGCTCACCCCAAGGGCAAGACCAGTTCTGAGCCAAAATTTGACACTGCTGGGTTTGTAGCCACGCGACAACTACCGCTTCGCCGCGATCGCCCACGTGGCGCATAGCCCCTAGGCTTCAATGGGTTCGAGATTAAACAAGTCTTGGAGGGTCTGCATAGCGCGTTGACGACTCTCTAAATCCCGCTGTGATTGCAGTTGCACTGTTGGATCATGGAGAATCTTGTTAATAATCGTGCGCGTCATTGCTTCAATGACCCCTTGGTGCTTATCACCAAACTCACTGCCTAAGCGGGAGAGGGCTTTTTCCAGCTCTTGGGTGCGAATGGCTTCCATTTTTTGGCGCAGACTGCGGATGGTGGGAATTGTTTCTAGGGCGTGCCACCAAGCCAAAAAGGTCTCCAATTCTTCCTCAAGAATACCCTCGGCCTCTTGAGCCAATTGGCGTCGCGCCTCTTGGTTTTGGGCGACCACTGCTTCGAGATCATCCACATTAAACAGTTGCACGGAGGCCAATTCTGTCACGTTGGCATGGACATTGCGGGGCACGGAAATATCAATGATGGATAGGGGGCGATCGCCCGTGAGCACCGACCCTAAATTCTCGCGATCCAAGAGGGGTTGTGTCGCTGCTGTACCCGTAAAGACCAAATCCATTGCTGCCACAATCGGCAGTAGATCTGTCATCGTAAAGAGTTCAAAGCGTACTTCGGGAAACTGCTGCGCCAGTTCCTGTGCCCGTTCCAAGGAGCGGTTGATAATGCTCATTTCTTTCACCCCTCGGGCAATCAGGTGTTGCACCACCAAGCGGGACATTTTGCCCGCACCGACAATGGCAATGCGGCAGTTCTGGAGATTTTGCAACCGCAGGTCGGCGAGTTCCACCGCCGCTGAGCTAATGGAGACCGCCCCCGTCCCAATGCTGGTTTCTGTGCGTACCCGTTTACCGGCAGCGATCGCCCCCGTAAAGAGGCGATTGAGAATAGACCCAATGGACTTGTACTGCTGCCCTAACTGATGACAGCGCTTCACTTGGGAGAGAATTTGCCCCTCGCCAATCACCAAGCTATCCAAACCCGAGGCCACCCGCATGAGGTGCATCACCGCATCCTGATGCAGCAGGATAAAGAGGTAGGGACGCAGTTGGGGCAGGGGAATATGACTCCACTCACTGAGAAACTGATGCACTTCCCGCACGCCCACCTCAGTGTCACTAGTAACAATGTAAATTTCTAAGCGGTTACAGGTGCTAAGGATGGTCGCTTCCTGAATATGGGCGTAGCCGCATAGATGTTGCAGTGCCCGCTCCCGCACATCCTCTGGCACACTCAATTTTTCGCGCACATCCACAGGGGCGGTTTTGTGACTCAAGCCAATGACAGCAATATTCATAGGAATCGGTTGACGTTCGGCTGCAACTCCATCAATTGTTGTATCAGGATTCTTGAGCCTCCTTCACGCTTGTTTGCAAGTCTTTACTAAAGGAGGATTCTCCCTAACCGAGATTCCTGAGCCAGCCCCTCAGGTCTTCTAGGGTCGCAAAGTCAAGGAGTGCCTCTGCCAAAGTCTCAATCTGAGTGGATGGGAGTTGGCGAATTGCTGCTTCAAGTTCAGCCGGTAAATCCCCAAACCGTCGCCTGAGGAGGCGCAAAACAACCAGTGCTTCTCCCTGCTGTAATCCCTCTTCTCGTGCCTCAGCATAAACTTCTTGGTAAAACCGTGTCCGCTTCAGCTCCTCCGTCGTAAACCCCAGCATGCGCAGCACCTCCTCCCGACTCAGCTTGGTGAACTTGTACAGCACAATGGTAGTGATTAACTCTATTATGGCTTCCAAGTTTGGCGCTCTTTCGGTCTGGCTGCGCTGGGCAAGTAATCGGGCGACTCTGGGCATCTCTGCCTCTGGTACCACCATCAACTGCATCAGGGCAAGGCTCAAGGGCAATTCCGCTGGCGACCCCAGTTCATTCAAATACACCCGCCGCAGGCGATCGCTTTTGACCAACACGTCATAGGGTTCAAAGGAAACTTGTTCGGCTTGGCGATGGGGATAAATGACCACCGCTTGCCAGTCAGAAAAGGTGTGGCGATACAGTCGCAGATAGAGAAAGATTTCCGCAAAGAAGCGTTCGTAGAAGCTGTTATCGCGCTGAAACTGCACCTCACAGAAATAGACGGTTCCTGAGGGGTCAGGGGGTACGAAGACGCCGTCAATGCGAAAGGCCGTTTGCTTGAGTTCCACGGACTCAAAACGATACCCCTGCGGAGCTTCTCTGCCCAAAAGGTCAAACAGTGTCTGGGGCAGCTGGGCAAACAGTTGGTAAAAGAGGGAGTCACGGCGCATTGAGAAATGAGGAAGTACTCACCCATGAAGGAGGGCTTAAGCGAGGACATCAGAATAGGAGCGGCTAGGGAACTCTTGATACACCTGTGTAATAGTGGCGGCGAGCCGTTGCATGCCAAGGGCAATTTCCTCATCACTGGCAGTGAGACTAATACGCAGGCACTCTTGTTTGTGGCGCCACGGCTCGGTCAAGCCGGGGAAAAAGGAACTGCCGGGAACCACAATCACCCCTGCTCGCTTCAGGTGTTGATATAATTCCCAATCTGTCATGGGTAAATCCCGTAGCCACAGCCACGCGAAAATTGCCCCCTCACCGCGATGCAAAAACCAAGGAAGATCCTTGGGCAAAGCAGTTCGTAGGTTTTCTTCGAGAACTGTAAACTTGCGCTGATAAAAGGGACGAATGACATTGACGGATACTTCGGCTAGGGCACCATTGGCAATGGCTAAGGCCGCGATCGCCTGACCATAGCGCGAGGCATGAATACAGGCATTGGTTTGAAAGGCTTCGAGAACACTCAAAATCTCGCGATCGCCAATGGCAATCCCCACCCGTTCCCCCGGTAGCCCTGCTTTTGAGAGGCTGAGGCAGTGGACAATATTGCCGCCAAAAACGGGTGCTAGTTCCGTAAAGTTCAAGCTGGGATAGGGGGGGCCATAGGCAGCATCAATCAACACTGGAACGCCATAGGGGACAGCGAGATCAGCAATTTGCCGCACCTCGACATCCGTGAGCACATTTCCCGTCGGATTGCAGGGACGAGAGAAGATGACGCATCCAGTCGTCTCATCAATGTGGAGTTGTTGAAAGTCGGGACGATACTTAAAGGTGTGATCCGCTTCAAAAATCTCAAGGCGCGGACGATAGGCAACAACGGTATCAGGGGTAAGGCTGACGCCACCATAACCCGTATATTCTGGACTCAAGGGGAGAACGACTTTCTTTAATTCACCGTTGGCGCTAAAGCCCCCAAAAGCATTGGCAGCAAAGAAGTAGATGGCCTGACTGCCGGGGGTGACAAGGACATTGCGCTCCGTCAGGTTCAAACCATAGCGGCGATTAAAATCATCGACAACGGCAGCAATTAGCGGTTCATACCCTTGGCTTGTGCCGTAGCGGCAGACCACTTGGCCAAATTCTGGGCTGGCCATTAGCTCGTGGGTACAGTCGCGCCATAGTTGCTCCACCTCAGGGACAATGAGGGGGTTACCTGCACTCAGGTTAATCAGGTCTTGACCGCGATTCAGGCGCAACGTCTCAATAATATCCTTCATGATTGCCCGAACTCCCGTCAGTTGGGACATTTGCTGGCCAATCTGGGAGAGTGCAGGATTCATAGGCAAAGGACATAGACAGTATTGGTTAGGATAGCATCTGCGCTTCTATTGAGGGACAGATGGAACCAATAGACACGGTCAATGCTGCTATTCGGTGGGTCACTGTAACATAACGTTAGAATAGGCCAAGAACTGTAAGGCATTCATGGCAGCGTTTATCCCCTTTGTTGGTAAACCTTCTTCCCCTTGGCGATCGCTCGTGATTGGGGTGATTGCTGCTGGTTTGATTGGCAGTGGTGGCCTACTGCTGTGGCGATCGCGCCAAACGCCCCTTGATTTAGATCGCTACACCGTACCCGTTCAAGACAGTCGCGATTTAGTCGCTCGCATCGCTGCCACGGGCAAAGTTGTCCCTGTACAAACCGTCAATATCAGTCCAAAACGGGCAGGTCTTCTCGCCGAACTCTACGTTGAGCAGGGCGATCGGGTCAAGGCGGGTCAAATCATCGCCCGTATGGACAACCGCGATGAGCAGGCGCAACTTGCCCAAGCCCAAGCCAACCTCGCCGATGCCATTGCCCGTCGCGATCGCGTGGTTGCCGGTAACCGTGCCGAGGAAATTGCCCAAGCCGAAGCCCAAGTGCGAGCAGCCGCCACCCGTGCTCAATTGGCAGAAGAACGCCTGAAACGCAATGAATTGCTCGCGGCTGAGGGTGCGATTCCCCGCGATACCCTTGATGAATTAAAAGCCAATCGGGATAGCGCGATCGCCAGTCTGCAGGAAGCCCAGAAGCGTCTGCAACTGTTACAGCGGGGTTCCCGCACTGAAGAGATCCGTCAAGCGGAAGCGGCCGTGGCTGCTGCCCAAGCCCAAGTCCAAGCTGCCCGTGCGGCTCTTGAAGATACAGTGATTCGCGCTCCTTTTACGGGCATTATTACCCAGAAGTACGCCAATCCGGGAGCCTTTGTGACACCCACCACCACCGCCTCTGCCACGACCTCTGCCACTTCCACCTCAATTGTGGCCATTGCCCAAGGCCTAGAAATTCTTGCCGAAGTACCGGAAGTGGATCTTGGCCAAGTAGTCGTGGGGCAACCCGTTGAAATCCGTGCCGATGCCTATCCGGGGGAAACCTTTGAAGGACGAGTGCGCTTAGTGGCACCCGAAGCCGTGGTGGAGCAAAATGTGACGTTCTTTCAGGTGCGGGTCTCCCTTGTTACTGGGTTGCAGAAGCTGCGCTCTGGGATGAATGTGGACTTAGATTTTCTGGGACAAAAAATTAACAATGCTCTGCTGGTACCCACCGTGGCCATTGCCGTTGAGCGTGGCCAAACAGGTGTTTATGTGGTGGGGGAAGACAATCGACCAAAATTTCGCCCTGTCACCATCGGCAGTAGCTGGCAGGATCAAACGCAAATTATCAGCGGCCTGAGGGCGGGTGAGCGGGTCTTTATTGATTTTCCGGAACGGCTGCGGCCAAAACAGGAGTAGTTTATGGGCTTGCACCACGTTTCCATTCGCACCGCCAATATTCAGCGGGCGATCGCCTTCTATGAATGCCTAGGCTTTACGATGGATGTCCGCTTTACCACGGGCTATACCCTTGCCTGTTGGCTCAAGGGCTGGCACACCCGCCTTGAACTTGTGCAAGTCCCTGAACCCCACCCTGCTGCTGACCCTTTTCACGATGAGCACTATGTTGGCTACTATCACCTCTCCTTTGATCTCAGTAATCATCCGCATCCTCTAGAAACCTGGCTCCAGCAAGTGGCGCAAACCTTGGCTGCCCAGCAATTGCCCTTTGAGCTACTCCTGAAGCCTAGTCAACAGGTGATTGGTTCCCACCTCTATCACGTCGCCTTTATCCGCGATTGTGATGGTCTACCCCTTGAGTTTTTGCAGTGTCTTGGTTCCTGCTGAAGTCTAAACCCCGATAAAATAAGGGGGTCGAGAGATTTTTGGGTCGTCCATAGGCATGCAACTGCAAACAACCACTACGGCAATTCCAGACTGGTCTGGTGATTTACTGGCGATCGCCGTCTTTCAAACGGAAGGCACCCTCACCCTTACAGATCCCTATACGACCCTCGATCAGCGCCTCAATGGCCTCTTACAAGAACTCATCAG includes:
- a CDS encoding 4'-phosphopantetheinyl transferase superfamily protein — protein: MWDFPLPPIVAPQWQAPHDNLTLYSHALHLWWLTLPPDVPREVTLRAYLRRYQPNLGEKPLPRTAGGKPYLDALEFNWSHSGNLAVLAVSGRAAVGVDVEILRPCPQRSAISRRFFGAALQQRILEGSDRSFLQAWTYYEAWLKAQGIGVWQRTAAQPLEHWAVSFPVGDRAIASVVVLTPTPLQCVFFRPEVVG
- a CDS encoding Gfo/Idh/MocA family protein gives rise to the protein MSSAVRPQPEPLRIGVIGVGNMGQHHTRVLSLLKDVELVGISDVNLERGIDTASKYRVKFFENYVDLLPHVEAVCIAVPTRLHHEVGITCLRHGVHVLVEKPIAASISEAESLVNAAAECQCILQVGHIERFNPAFQELSKVLRTEEILALEADRMSPYSDRANDVSVVLDLMIHDIDLLLELTNSPVVRLTAAGSRSANSGYLDYVTATLGFANGIIATLTASKVTHRKQRRIAAHCKNSLTEADFLKNEILIHRKTTASCSADHGQVLYRQDGLIEKVYTSNIEPLHAELEHFVNCVRGGQPPSVGGEQALKALRLASLIEQLALDGHSWGQLDASLAALIR
- the queC gene encoding 7-cyano-7-deazaguanine synthase QueC; its protein translation is MMTTPKAVVLLSGGLDSSTVLFRAKALGYACYALSFDYGQRHRRELEAAIAIASAAGVIQHQILSLNLQLWGGSALTDLTIDLPRDRDLATMSQEIPITYVPARNTIFLSVALAYAEALGAQTVHIGVNALDYSGYPDCRPDYIAAMQEVYRLGTKQGREGQPIEIVTPLIELHKKDIIRLGNEYGVPWEKTWSCYSDDQQACGRCDACRLRLAAFAELGLGDPLPYAVHPPL
- the dnaK gene encoding molecular chaperone DnaK; this encodes MAKVVGIDLGTTNSCVAVMEGGKPTVIANAEGFRTTPSVVAYTKNGDRLVGQIAKRQAVMNPENTFYSVKRFIGRRFDEVTHEATEVSYKVLNVNGNVKLDCPALGKQFAPEEISAQVLRKLKEDASKYLGEEVTQAVITVPAYFNDSQRQATKDAGKIAGLEVLRIINEPTAASLAYGLDKKANETILVFDLGGGTFDVSILEVGDGVFEVLATSGDTHLGGDDFDKKIVDYLAESFRAQEGIDLRKDKQALQRLTEAAEKAKIELSSVMQTEINLPFITATQDGPKHLDMTLTRAKFEELCSDLIDRCRVPVEQALRDAKLSKEQIDEVVLVGGSTRIPAIQELVKRLLGKDPNQSVNPDEVVAVGAAIQAGVLAGEVKDILLLDVTPLSLGVETLGGVMTKIIPRNTTIPTKKSEVFSTAVDGQTNVEIHVLQGEREMAADNKSLGTFRLDGIPPAPRGVPQIEVTFDIDANGILNVTARDKGTGKQQSISITGASTLPKDEVERMVREAEMNAAADKAKREKIETKNQAEQLCYQAEKQLSELGDKVSTNDKDRLTSLIANLRSEIGTEAEKKPIESIDFGRVKSLMQDLQQTLYSVGSSVYQSAQSSDGTGSSSSGSSGSGGDDEVIDAEFSETK
- a CDS encoding TMEM165/GDT1 family protein; amino-acid sequence: MAEFADKTQIAVFFMAARAASPWLVFLGAALALVTTSLIGVLIGRWLSQYLSEQRLQTLTGSSLLAIALWLLWDMLHPSL
- a CDS encoding mechanosensitive ion channel domain-containing protein, which codes for MPSQVIELWSSFVSIADAPLFRLGRETISLRWLFQVVLLLILVAILARFFKGVLKNQLLPRLGLDLGNREAISTVMSGAGGALGYIIVLQAVGINLDSLAVIIGGLGVGIGFGLQDVTRNLISGLTLLIERKVRVGDFVEIENISGYVQEVSMRATVIQTFNGSNVVVPNTYLADSPVLNWYYETHRGRIDVPIGVAYGTDPVLVTEVLLNIAHSEPDVLREPAPRVIFREFGDSALEFELWVWTDAIERRVFIKSSLNFKIDYYFRQHNISIPFPQRDIWIRNAPALSPLNEPAEMVGMPLAPATPSLKSLLQQVSYFQCMNDLQLRFLIESGYRKHLAAKEILFRAQEAISNFYIVLQGQMAAVYEENGELKPMMTFNPGEHFGELPLMLGVACPTTMMAMTDTVLFVLPREGFEQLLKEHPSLADEIAVAIARRQDVLAQHQQELQQLSRQESDQSRPINWIRDRLQKLLSW
- a CDS encoding YraN family protein, which encodes MRHVGDRGEAVVVAWLQTQQCQILAQNWSCPWGELDIVVCDPRGVVRFVEVKTRRSHNWDYDGLGAISPSKQRKLILAAQAFLERQPQWQDHPCRFDVALVRYQAGTYRLHQYLEHAFTLDATD